The Alysiella filiformis sequence AAACGCAATTGCCCACGAATTGCCGTTACGCGAATGGGTTGCTGAATATCAGGTTCGGCAGATTTTACGCCACCGCCATACATGGGCGTAACCAAGCGGCATTGAATGCTTTCCCATTTCGGTACAGCAGCCTGAAAATCCGCCAAATTAGGTATCGCAATTTTTTCATCAATTTTTCGTAAGCTCATCACTTATTCCCTTTGTTCGTGAACCAATTTGCCAATTCTGTGCTTAAACCGCCCAAATCTTTGGTTTCCAAAATATGAATTTCCGAGCCATCAGCGCGTTTTTTCATGTATTTGGCTTTACCCGTTAAAGCGCGATAAGAAATTAGGGCTTTACGCGTTTTTAATCCACCCAACTTTTTCAAAGTTTCCAATTTATAAATGGGTTCATTTCTTTGGGCATTGCTTAAATGTTCTGATTGAAAATTGATGGTTTTGCATTCCAAAATATGCAAACTGTTGTTGTACATCACCACCACGTCCAATTCATTGCGGTTTTTTTCTTGCAAATCAACCGAATCAATTTGCACGCCCATGGCGCAATCTTGAATATTGGGGATTTTTTTCACGCAATCAAACACATACTCTTCAAACCAAGCCCCTGCAATATAATCTCGCGCGTCAATGCTTTCAAAACGAATCACATTATCTTTAAAGCTGGCTAATTGGTGTTTTTCCAAAATTTGAATCAAATAATCCAAATTTTGATTGTCCAAACGGTCTAATTGAATGGTTGTGGTTTGTGGGTTGTGTTCTTTGGCTTTGCTGATGGCAAAATTCAATGTGCCCAATACGCCACCTAAACTGTTTCGCGCCTGAATCAATTCTTGTGCAACAGGCAACCAGTTGGTATTGATTTGGCGTTTGGCTTTGCCTTCCAATACCGAAAAACCGTGCAAGGCAAGATAATCTTCAATGCGGATTTTGGGATTTTTGACTTCAACCATTTGGTCGGTATCCAAAATTTGGATTTGTCCTTTTTCTGTCCAATAGAAAACAGGATAGCCCAAATCGCTGAATGTTTTATACGCACCAATTGCCATCAATTTTGTGCCACCTGTAACATTGAGCGCGACTTTTTCTTTGTCTTCGTCCGCCAATAAATTCAACAAATGTTCGCCAATTCCTGCCGTATCATATTCATTTTCAATGTAAATTTGCTGCACTTGAATTTGGCAACGCTGTTTGATAACGTGTTCAAGCGCACTGGCATTTTGTCGCATTTT is a genomic window containing:
- a CDS encoding Card1-like endonuclease domain-containing protein; this encodes MKFDVHVCLVSGQPTPNLVPIWAEEFRPQKVILVVTPKMRQNASALEHVIKQRCQIQVQQIYIENEYDTAGIGEHLLNLLADEDKEKVALNVTGGTKLMAIGAYKTFSDLGYPVFYWTEKGQIQILDTDQMVEVKNPKIRIEDYLALHGFSVLEGKAKRQINTNWLPVAQELIQARNSLGGVLGTLNFAISKAKEHNPQTTTIQLDRLDNQNLDYLIQILEKHQLASFKDNVIRFESIDARDYIAGAWFEEYVFDCVKKIPNIQDCAMGVQIDSVDLQEKNRNELDVVVMYNNSLHILECKTINFQSEHLSNAQRNEPIYKLETLKKLGGLKTRKALISYRALTGKAKYMKKRADGSEIHILETKDLGGLSTELANWFTNKGNK